One Salvia splendens isolate huo1 chromosome 1, SspV2, whole genome shotgun sequence genomic window, AACATAGAATTATTGTGTGATTTGCTATATTTTGATTGGTGTTATGCATTTTCTTTATACAGGAAGAAGGTGCAGTAGATTATATAGAATCTCATCTTGGGAAAATCTAATACAAATATTTCAATGTTCTCTTCATCATGTACAATTACGCTGTTGCCGTGTGTATTTTTACGTCAAAATCAACCAATTTGCACAGTTGATGCTCATACATCGTTGAATATTGCCAATGGCAAAAGGCATTCTTGGAAAGTAAAAGGCTGCAGCAGTGTTAGCAGCATTGATGGCCTAAGTTTCTCATTATCTGAGGATTTGGATGGTGACAGTAATGTGAAATTGGATGATACCAACCCCAGTAATCGACACATAAACTCAATTACGATAGGCCGTTGGGTTCAGTCTTGTTCCAATGTACGCGAGGTTAAGAAACTACATGCTGTTGTTAGTAGGAGGATGAGAGATCCAGTAGCTTATGTTAATAATAACTTAATCAGTATGTATGCTAGATTTGGGGAGCTTGTGGCTGCTCGTCGGGTATTTGATAATATGTTGGATAGAAATGTTGTGTCTTGGACTGCAATGCTGAATGGCTACCAGAGACATGGTTTAGGTGATGAAGCGTTGAGGTTGTTCCTTGAGTTTGTTAACTCTGGTCTATACGGGAATGCGCAGACATACGTCTGTGTACTGAATCTGTGTGGCAGGACGTTTAACTATGAGCTTGGAAGACAGTTGCATGCTTCCGCAGTAAAGAATCAAGTAAGTAATTACATCTTAGATTGTACTATTTTGCATTTTTATGCTCAGTGTGGTGATTTGGGTAGCTCTTTTGAAGTCTTTGACCGGATGCAAAATCGGGATTTGGTTGCTTGGACGACAATGATCACAGCTTGTTCACAGCATGGGCGGGGACAGGAGGCTTTTGCATTGTTGTCACAGATGTTATCTGAGGGACTTGACCTTAATGAATTCACTGTCTGTAGTGTATTGAATGCTTGTGGTGAAGAGAAAGAGCTCAGATTTGGTGAACAGTTACATGCTACTGTCGTTAAGAAGGCGTATGATATTGATGTTTACGTGGGGACGGTGTTGGTGGATTTGTATGCAAAGTGTGGGAAGATTGAGGAGTCGAAGTCTATTTTTGATGGAATGAAAAGGAGAAACGCTGTCACTTGGAATTCTATTATAGCTGGATATGCTCGTAATAACCTTGGTGACGATGCCATAAGACTCTTCCGTATAATGAAAAGATTAAGGGTGCCTACTGACAACTCGACCATGGTCAGCATCCTTAGAGCTTGTGGCTTACTCAAGGCTTTATCGACAGGTAAAGAAGTACATGCGCAGATTTTCAAGAATTTCGAACCTAGCAATATCTTCATAGGGAGTGCACTTGTATGGCTGTATTGTAAATGTGGGGATTACGCCTCTGCGGCCAAGGTTCTTCAAAACCTCCCAGATAAAGATGTGGTTTCGTGGACTGCGATGATTTCTGGCTGTGCTCGCCTAGGTCACGAGCATGAAGCCCTCGAGTACTTAAAGGAGATGCTGGGTGAAGGTGTGGAACCCAACCCGTTCACGTATTCTTCAGTGCTGAAAGCTTGTGCGAATCTGGAAAGCGTAAGGCAGGGGGAGCTCATTCACTCATCCCTAAACAAGACGCCTTCATTGTCCAACGTGTTTGTTGGGAGTGCTCTGGTTCATATGTACTCGAAATGTGGACATCTT contains:
- the LOC121754803 gene encoding pentatricopeptide repeat-containing protein At4g18520, chloroplastic-like, which encodes MFSSSCTITLLPCVFLRQNQPICTVDAHTSLNIANGKRHSWKVKGCSSVSSIDGLSFSLSEDLDGDSNVKLDDTNPSNRHINSITIGRWVQSCSNVREVKKLHAVVSRRMRDPVAYVNNNLISMYARFGELVAARRVFDNMLDRNVVSWTAMLNGYQRHGLGDEALRLFLEFVNSGLYGNAQTYVCVLNLCGRTFNYELGRQLHASAVKNQVSNYILDCTILHFYAQCGDLGSSFEVFDRMQNRDLVAWTTMITACSQHGRGQEAFALLSQMLSEGLDLNEFTVCSVLNACGEEKELRFGEQLHATVVKKAYDIDVYVGTVLVDLYAKCGKIEESKSIFDGMKRRNAVTWNSIIAGYARNNLGDDAIRLFRIMKRLRVPTDNSTMVSILRACGLLKALSTGKEVHAQIFKNFEPSNIFIGSALVWLYCKCGDYASAAKVLQNLPDKDVVSWTAMISGCARLGHEHEALEYLKEMLGEGVEPNPFTYSSVLKACANLESVRQGELIHSSLNKTPSLSNVFVGSALVHMYSKCGHLSEAAQVFDSMPERNLVSWKAMIVAYAKNGRCGEAMKLMYRMQDECIEVDDYILSTVLTCCGKWEKGESLPSENCLQP